One segment of Mus pahari chromosome 11, PAHARI_EIJ_v1.1, whole genome shotgun sequence DNA contains the following:
- the Irx2 gene encoding iroquois-class homeodomain protein IRX-2 codes for MSYPQGYLYQAPGSLALYSCPAYGASALAAPRSEELARSASGSAFSPYPGSAAFTAQAATGFGSPLQYSADAAAAAAAGFPSYMGSPYDTHTTGMTGAISYHPYGSAAYPYQLNDPAYRKNATRDATATLKAWLNEHRKNPYPTKGEKIMLAIITKMTLTQVSTWFANARRRLKKENKMTWAPRNKSEDEDEDEGDASRSKEESSDKAQDGTETSAEDEGISLHVDSLTDHSCSAESDGEKMPCRAGDVLCESGSECKDKFEDLEDEEDEEDECERDLAPPKPITSSPLTGVEAPLLSPAPEAAPRGGSGGKTPLGSRTSPGAPPPASKPKLWSLAEIATSDLKQPSLGPSCGPPGLPAAAAPASSGAPPGGSPYSASPLLGRHLYYTSPFYGNYTNYGNLNAALQGQGLLRYNTAASSPGETLHAMPKAASDTGKAGSHSLESHYRPTGGGYEPKKDASEGCTVVGAGVQTYL; via the exons ATGTCCTACCCGCAGGGCTACCTGTACCAAGCGCCCGGCTCGCTGGCGCTCTACTCGTGCCCCGCGTACGGCGCGTCCGCGCTGGCGGCGCCGCGCAGCGAGGAGCTGGCGCGTTCGGCGTCCGGCTCCGCGTTCAGCCCGTACCCCGGCTCGGCGGCCTTCACAGCACAGGCGGCAACCGGCTTCGGCAGCCCACTGCAGTACTCGGCcgacgccgccgccgccgcggctgCCGGCTTCCCGTCCTACATG GGCTCGCCATACGACACTCACACCACCGGAATGACTGGCGCCATCAGCTACCACCCATATGGCAGTGCGGCCTATCCATACCAGCTCAACGACCCCGCGTACCGCAAGAACGCCACGAGGGACGCCACTGCCACACTGAAAGCCTGGCTCAACGAACACCGCAAGAACCCGTACCCCACCAAGGGAGAGAAGATCATGCTGGCCATTATCACCAAGATGACCCTCACGCAGGTCTCCACCTGGTTCGCTAACGCGCGCCGACGCCTCAAGAAGGAGAACAAGATGACCTGGGCCCCGAGGAACAAAAGCGAGGATGAGGACGAGGATGAGGGAGATGCTTCCAGAAGCAAGGAGGAGAGTTCGGACAAGGCACAGGATGGCACAGAGACCTCTGCGGAAGACGAAG GGATCAGTCTACACGTCGACTCGCTCACGGACCACTCGTGCTCGGCGGAGTCAGATGGGGAAAAAATGCCCTGCCGTGCCGGGGATGTCTTGTGCGAATCAGGTTCAGAGTGTAAGGACAAGTTTGAGGAcctggaggatgaggaggacgaggaagaCGAGTGTGAGCGGGACCTGGCGCCGCCCAAGCCCATAACCTCCTCGCCTCTCACCGGCGTGGAGGCACCCCTGCTGAGCCCGGCGCCCGAAGCCGCGCCGCGCGGTGGCAGCGGTGGCAAGACGCCCCTAGGCAGCCGGACGTCGCCAGGAGCGCCGCCGCCCGCCAGCAAACCCAAGCTGTGGTCGCTGGCCGAGATAGCCACGTCGGACCTCAAGCAACCAAGCTTGGGCCCGAGTTGCGGGCCTCCGGGGCTGCCCGCTGCCGCCGCGCCTGCCTCGTCTGGGGCCCCTCCGGGAGGCTCGCCCTACTCTGCTTCGCCGCTGCTGGGCCGCCACCTCTATTACACGTCCCCTTTCTATGGCAACTACACAAACTACGGGAACTTAAACGCAGCACTGCAAGGCCAGGGCCTTCTGCGGTACAACACCGCGGCCTCCTCACCAGGCGAGACACTGCACGCCATGCCCAAGGCGGCCAGCGACACCGGCAAGGCGGGCTCACATTCACTGGAGTCCCACTACAGGCCTACGGGCGGCGGCTACGAGCCCAAGAAAG ATGCCAGTGAGGGCTGTACAGTTGTTGGTGCAGGCGTCCAGACCTACCTATAG